The Halichoerus grypus chromosome 15, mHalGry1.hap1.1, whole genome shotgun sequence genome includes a window with the following:
- the ZNF671 gene encoding zinc finger protein 671, translated as MGDAVDVKAADGIQKDEEGGGDLAPEHQGEASECDLVPEEDHKTQEPHPHPRGEDESDEEDRAHSPLAPRVEVFTDLGHHDKVCVISEDVFVFFSREEWMLLDDSQRLLYQDVMLENFALLASLGIVSSRSHVVTQLEQKEDPQMPDQVALTPVTEREARRGPGLGGWCAVEDEAPSPEQSVSLEGVSQVRTPVAGLNPQPCDISGSILKEILHLTEYQAGEARLEAHTGGACWKHFWHGANIRQHHTAEKSFRRDEGRDSVKTCRFYVPEKTYTHSERRRDFTATSDLLQHQVPHIRMKPHKNTRLGGGLHPGQRHHKCIECGKLFTRKDTLTRHRRIHTGERPYECSKCGKFFSQSCDLFKHETIHTGERPYECSECGKFFRQISGLIEHRRVHTGERLYQCSNCGKFFSSKSNLIRHQEVHTGARPYVCSTCGKEFSRKHTLVLHQRTHTGERPYECSECGKAFSQSSHLNVHWRIHGSDYECSRCGKAFSCISKLIQHQKVHSGENPYECSRCGKAFTQRPNLIRHWKVHTGERPYVCGRCGKEFNRKHTLVLHQKTHNGEKP; from the exons ATGGGTGATGCTGTTGATGTGAAGGCCGCTGATGGCATTCAGAAAGACGAGGAAGGAGGTGGTGACCTTGCACCAGAACATCAGGGTGAAGCCAGTGAGTGTGACCTGGTTCCAGAGGAGGATCACAAAACTcaggagccccacccccaccccagaggagAGGATGAAAGCGATGAGGAAGACAGAGCCCACAGTCCACTTGCACCACGAGTGGAGGTCTTCACAGACCTGGGACACCATGACAAG GTCTGTGTGATCTCTGAGGATGTGTTTGTGTTCTTCTCCCGGGAAGAATGGATGCTCCTTGATGATTCTCAGAGACTTTTGTATCAGGATGTGATGCTGGAAAACTTTGCACTTTTAGCCTCACTGG GAATTGTATCCTCCAGATCACACGTAGTCACCCAACTGGAGCAAAAGGAAGATCCCCAGATGCCTGACCAGGTGGCTCTGACCCCAGTCACAGAAAGAGAGGCTCGGAGGGGACCTGGACTTG GTGGTTGGTGTGCAGTGGAGGATGAGGCTCCGTCCCCTGAGCAGAGTGTTTCTTTAGAAGGAGTGTCACAAGTCAGGACTCCGGTGGCAGGTCTGAACCCCCAGCCATGTGACATATCTGGCTCAATATTGAAAGAAATCTTACACCTGACTGAATACCAGGCGGGAGAAGCCAGGCTGGAAGCACACACGGGCGGGGCCTGTTGGAAGCACTTCTGGCACGGTGCAAACATCCGTCAGCACCACACTGCAGAGAAATCCTTCAGAAGAGATGAGGGCAGGGACTCGGTGAAAACCTGCAGATTCTATGTGCCAGAGAAGACCTATACACACAGTGAGCGTAGAAGGGACTTCACAGCCACCTCTGACCTTCTTCAGCACCAGGTCCCCCACATTAGGATGAAGCCCCACAAGAACACCAGGCTTGGGGGAGGCCTTCACCCTGGACAGCGGCATCACAAGTGCATCGAATGTGGGAAATTGTTCACCCGCAAAGACACACTTACTCGGCACCGGAGAAtccacactggagaaaggccttatgagtgcagCAAATGTGGGAAATTCTTTAGTCAAAGCTGTGACCTTTTTAAACATGAGACCATACACACTGGGGAAAGGCCTTATGAGtgtagtgaatgtgggaaattctTTAGACAGATCTCTGGCCTGATTGAACACAGGCGAGTTCACACGGGTGAAAGACTCTATCAGTGCAGTAATTGCGGAAAATTCTTTAGTAGTAAGTCTAACCTCATTAGACACCAAGAAGTTCACACAGGAGCAAGGCCTTATGTATGTAGCACATGCGGGAAAGAGTTCAGCCGCAAACACACACTTGTTCTGCACCAGAGGactcacactggagaaaggccttatgagtgcagcgagtgtgggaaggcctttagcCAGAGTTCCCACCTTAATGTGCACTGGAGAATTCATGGCAGTGATTATGAGTGCAGCcgatgtgggaaagcctttagcTGCATCTCTAAACTCATTCAGCACCAGAAAGTTCACTCTGGAGAAAATCCTTACGAGTGCAGCagatgtgggaaagcctttaccCAAAGGCCAAATCTTATTCGGCACTGGAAAGTTCATACTGGAGAACGGCCTTATGTGTGCGGCAGATGTGGGAAAGAGTTTAACCGCAAACACACACTTGTTCTCCATCAGAAGACTCATAATGGAGAAAAGCCTTAA